A single genomic interval of Nonomuraea rubra harbors:
- a CDS encoding PepSY-associated TM helix domain-containing protein, producing the protein MTSVETRQETTLPAPARTPSPSSSQRYRAVWRWHFYAGLFVAPILLVLAVTGAVYLFKEPFEEWRYQDVRTLAEPAATARPLSEQIAAAQQARPGAPVMSVIPPASADRTTRVILQGTDTGPFAQGVSVYVDPGTATVVGQIDDGATFMRVVRTIHGELMSGTVGDRVVETAACWALILIATGTYLWWRGRRTRRKPTRPGRGRLRRLHILTGLGGGSVVVFLVLSGLPWSGVWGDGLQRVQAGTGSTYPSAGDYPHTSTPPLSGDLSTNPDAKVPWAAERLPVPPSQDGHAGHGTAHGVLQPGALPVENALAAARPAIRSCPPAECDLKVLLPDGPHGVYTIVTDPRRDPSAAQTLHVDQYSGRVLVSYGWAEYGVLAKAVEQGVALHEGRRYGTANLIVMLGACLTVITLVVTGAWMWWKRRPRGRASAPARTTDRRTTYGVIAVMAVLGVLFPLAGVSMVAVLLVDRLVVRRIPRLARVFG; encoded by the coding sequence ATGACCTCGGTCGAAACGCGCCAGGAAACCACCCTTCCTGCGCCCGCGAGAACCCCGTCCCCCTCCTCGTCCCAGCGCTACCGTGCCGTGTGGCGCTGGCACTTCTACGCCGGCCTCTTCGTCGCCCCGATCCTGCTCGTGCTGGCCGTCACCGGCGCCGTCTACCTGTTCAAGGAGCCCTTCGAGGAGTGGCGCTACCAGGACGTCCGGACGCTCGCCGAGCCCGCCGCCACGGCCCGCCCCCTGTCGGAGCAGATCGCCGCCGCCCAGCAGGCGCGGCCGGGCGCTCCGGTCATGTCCGTCATCCCGCCCGCGTCCGCCGACCGCACCACCCGCGTCATCCTCCAGGGCACCGACACGGGGCCCTTCGCGCAGGGCGTCTCCGTGTACGTGGATCCCGGGACGGCCACGGTGGTCGGGCAGATCGACGACGGGGCCACGTTCATGCGCGTGGTCCGTACGATCCACGGCGAGCTCATGTCCGGCACGGTCGGCGACCGGGTCGTGGAGACCGCCGCCTGCTGGGCCCTGATCCTCATCGCCACCGGCACGTACCTGTGGTGGCGCGGCCGGCGTACCCGCAGGAAGCCGACCAGGCCGGGACGCGGGCGGCTGCGGCGGCTGCACATCCTGACCGGGCTCGGCGGCGGCTCGGTCGTCGTCTTCCTCGTGCTCTCCGGCCTGCCGTGGTCGGGCGTGTGGGGTGACGGCCTGCAGCGCGTCCAGGCCGGTACGGGCTCGACCTACCCCAGCGCCGGCGACTACCCGCACACCTCCACCCCGCCCCTGTCCGGCGACCTGTCCACCAACCCGGACGCCAAGGTCCCCTGGGCCGCCGAACGCCTCCCCGTCCCGCCCTCCCAGGACGGGCACGCGGGACACGGCACCGCGCACGGCGTCCTCCAGCCCGGCGCCCTGCCCGTCGAGAACGCCCTGGCCGCCGCCAGGCCCGCGATCCGCTCGTGCCCGCCGGCCGAATGCGACCTCAAGGTCCTGCTGCCGGACGGCCCCCATGGCGTCTACACGATCGTGACCGACCCGCGCCGCGACCCGTCGGCCGCGCAGACCCTCCACGTCGACCAGTACAGCGGCCGGGTGCTGGTCTCCTACGGCTGGGCCGAGTACGGCGTGCTCGCCAAGGCCGTCGAACAGGGCGTCGCCCTGCACGAAGGCCGCCGATACGGCACCGCGAACCTGATCGTGATGCTGGGGGCCTGCCTGACCGTCATCACGCTGGTGGTCACCGGTGCCTGGATGTGGTGGAAGCGCCGGCCCCGAGGCCGCGCCAGCGCCCCGGCCCGCACCACGGACCGGCGCACCACGTACGGGGTGATCGCCGTCATGGCGGTGCTGGGGGTGCTGTTCCCGCTGGCGGGGGTGAGCATGGTGGCGGTGCTGCTGGTGGACCGGCTCGTGGTGCGGCGGATTCCCCGGCTGGCCCGCGTGTTCGGCTGA
- a CDS encoding WD40 repeat domain-containing protein yields MGDRHVAVTASADGTARVWDLRTGEQSGRPLTGHDGAVWGVAAGQAGGRAIAVTTGDDGTVRVWDLASGRQLGAPMTGHTGWVRSVALGTLDGVPVAITGGEDTTARVWDLTTRKPVGAPLTGHTGPVWSVAIGTLGRVPVAVTGGEDRTARVWDLNSGQELGTPLTGHDDAVWSVAIGLLDGKPIAVTASRDQTARIWPLNR; encoded by the coding sequence ATGGGCGACCGGCACGTCGCCGTCACCGCCTCCGCCGACGGCACCGCCCGCGTGTGGGACCTGCGTACGGGCGAGCAGTCCGGCAGGCCGCTCACCGGTCACGACGGCGCGGTGTGGGGCGTGGCGGCGGGGCAGGCCGGGGGCAGGGCCATCGCGGTCACCACCGGCGACGACGGGACCGTGCGCGTGTGGGACCTGGCCTCGGGCAGGCAGCTCGGCGCGCCGATGACCGGGCACACCGGCTGGGTGCGGTCGGTGGCTCTCGGCACCCTGGACGGCGTGCCGGTGGCTATTACAGGCGGCGAGGACACGACGGCCAGGGTCTGGGACCTGACCACCAGGAAACCCGTCGGCGCGCCCCTCACGGGGCACACGGGTCCGGTCTGGTCGGTGGCGATCGGCACCCTGGGCCGGGTTCCGGTGGCGGTGACCGGCGGCGAGGACAGGACGGCCCGCGTCTGGGACCTGAACTCGGGACAGGAGCTCGGCACGCCGCTCACCGGGCACGACGACGCGGTCTGGTCGGTGGCGATCGGCCTCCTCGACGGCAAACCGATCGCCGTCACCGCCAGCCGCGACCAGACCGCCCGCATCTGGCCGCTCAACCGCTGA
- a CDS encoding alpha/beta hydrolase, producing the protein MKLIAIGALLGALAVPSSNAPTWGACQGDDRPGDLECSSVEVPVNWADPDGRKITIKMARLPATGDRRKGTVFSIPGGPGGSGIDDLTYYRGSFTELREHFDVVTLEPRNATTYGRLPQKCFATGPLLTRPDTRGEYAEQGAAIRRAVQECRTLDPEFFDHLDSASVARDIEAIRTALGEERLSFIATSYGGVPGVAYARLFPDRVRAMYLDGAVNQLRDATAEARTRYRTYEAQFARFLKWCDSTGDVCGNGLGARWRKLIAAADREPLPIKGDPATYSGFDLQVAAMPHLVSPGPGNARWKELAQAVKQAEAGDATGFAKYVQAGIGTPKPPSFIGMNATQCADGLRYRDYRDYRAVRALGERISPNLHGMGLWHRLGCSGWPTPVTNPPRPLPSGLPPFLGAGTWTDHADTADLVRRVPGSAMVAFDGHGHGLYLTGDACTIGHANAYLTDLRLPAPGTTCRPATTS; encoded by the coding sequence ATGAAACTCATCGCGATCGGCGCCCTGCTCGGCGCCCTGGCCGTACCCTCCTCGAACGCTCCCACCTGGGGCGCGTGCCAGGGCGACGACCGGCCCGGGGACCTGGAGTGCTCGTCCGTCGAGGTGCCCGTGAACTGGGCGGATCCGGACGGCCGCAAGATCACGATCAAGATGGCCAGGCTGCCCGCCACCGGGGACCGGCGCAAGGGCACGGTGTTCAGCATCCCCGGCGGCCCGGGCGGCTCGGGCATCGACGACCTCACGTACTACCGCGGCAGCTTCACCGAGCTCCGCGAGCACTTCGACGTGGTCACCCTCGAACCGCGCAACGCCACCACGTACGGCCGCCTGCCCCAGAAGTGCTTCGCCACCGGCCCCCTGCTCACCCGCCCCGACACGCGCGGCGAGTACGCCGAGCAGGGCGCCGCGATCCGCCGGGCCGTGCAGGAGTGCAGGACGCTGGACCCCGAGTTCTTCGACCACCTCGACTCGGCGTCCGTGGCCCGCGACATCGAGGCGATCAGGACCGCGCTCGGGGAGGAACGGCTGAGCTTCATCGCCACCTCCTACGGCGGCGTCCCCGGCGTCGCCTACGCCCGCCTGTTCCCGGACCGCGTCCGCGCCATGTACCTGGACGGCGCAGTCAACCAGCTGCGCGACGCCACGGCGGAGGCCAGGACGCGGTACCGGACGTACGAGGCGCAGTTCGCCCGCTTCCTGAAATGGTGCGACTCGACCGGCGACGTGTGCGGGAACGGCCTGGGCGCCCGCTGGCGCAAGCTGATCGCCGCCGCCGACCGCGAGCCCCTGCCCATCAAGGGCGACCCGGCCACGTACAGCGGGTTCGACCTCCAGGTGGCCGCGATGCCGCACCTCGTCTCGCCCGGGCCGGGGAACGCGCGCTGGAAGGAGCTCGCCCAGGCCGTCAAGCAGGCCGAGGCCGGGGACGCGACCGGCTTCGCCAAGTACGTGCAGGCGGGCATCGGCACGCCGAAGCCCCCGTCGTTCATCGGCATGAACGCCACCCAGTGCGCCGACGGCCTGCGCTACCGCGACTACCGCGACTACCGGGCCGTGCGGGCGCTCGGCGAACGGATCTCGCCCAACCTCCACGGCATGGGCCTGTGGCACCGGCTCGGCTGCTCCGGCTGGCCCACCCCGGTCACGAACCCGCCCCGCCCGCTGCCCTCCGGCCTGCCGCCGTTCCTCGGCGCGGGCACGTGGACCGACCACGCCGACACGGCCGACCTCGTACGGCGGGTGCCGGGTTCCGCGATGGTCGCGTTCGACGGCCACGGCCACGGGCTCTACCTGACGGGCGACGCCTGCACGATCGGGCACGCCAACGCGTACCTGACGGACCTGCGCCTGCCCGCCCCCGGCACCACCTGCCGCCCCGCGACGACCTCCTGA
- a CDS encoding DUF5682 family protein, translated as MNGPFSALREQLLDAAEQFAGSPVAVSGILSGLVDDVDRALREELEIFPVCHHSPASGLAMVRRLREKQPKVIYLELCEDLQPLLTELRNCRLPVALQAFATDLDGFPKDSAPLSVVAPITEASAEYQAISYALETPGVELVLVDRSTDHVFQWEPKAEPAAAPAAKEEGAGLHGDAVGVEIGDLRPRFAELEEHLLHHGKVRHWSEWWDQYVEQPLSGADYDTYRQVMVLIGSLFRRLRPDDDARVAVDEDRERYMWTRMREHLATSGADPADCLYVCGAFHAASRVEQFGLKSAAPFEITPRTGTKWLYGLIPSSHSAIEAQFGLASGSVSIAAATWAKALTRNKLTPFQLEGQKGARKRAAKLPAPVPRADVADKLTGFLSRPPALDPLDDAELVGWSVDIVRLARRNGYLASTADAIAVYETSILLAGLRNRARPTPYDFQDAAVTCIEKDAVPGRRDIRRLCEILLGGDRVGEVGYDALPPLARNVYDRLAPLGLDLEKRTIQRALLDLNAEPDLVPCSDLLWMLRYLLPSDAVRPIMGERRLGERSIQESWDLAFGKYQRSIIELGYEGVTIEQVLEQRLRRSVHDPKATAAVALAAVEDSILFLGSRRFADELGARAVELLAAERTVDDAPEVLRRIRRLLAYYRANEPELPAWCESFVTAGYAHYCTLLPTAFVDEETGVRQVAAMLGFLFTMESLALALGCDRAQLELAVQQSHPEAPGKVALLWAAHHQLGLLPIADLRARCDELLANPLVVPSFPLYIMGFVQAMEPAPGLSGFVVEVISKAFGRLPDNVLLPWLPKLITTLRDGAAELMPVLIREAGRTFPGSLTAVDSWVPPWTARPKPAAASAPVASGPVASLLAAHPDACDAVAGVLGCEGEWRVAGAAGDEHREVSALLAEHPEPVLAVAGLLL; from the coding sequence ATGAACGGTCCCTTCAGCGCGCTGCGCGAGCAGCTTCTCGACGCCGCCGAGCAGTTCGCCGGCAGTCCCGTCGCCGTGTCCGGCATCCTGTCGGGCCTGGTGGACGACGTGGACCGGGCGCTGCGCGAGGAGCTGGAGATCTTCCCGGTCTGCCACCACTCGCCGGCCTCCGGGCTGGCGATGGTGCGCAGGCTGCGCGAGAAGCAGCCGAAGGTCATCTACCTGGAGCTGTGCGAGGACCTCCAGCCGCTGCTGACCGAGCTGCGCAACTGCCGCCTGCCGGTGGCGCTGCAGGCGTTCGCGACCGACCTCGACGGCTTCCCCAAGGACTCGGCGCCGCTCAGCGTGGTGGCGCCGATCACCGAGGCGTCGGCCGAGTACCAGGCCATCTCGTACGCGCTGGAGACCCCCGGCGTCGAGCTGGTGCTGGTGGACCGCTCGACCGACCACGTCTTCCAGTGGGAGCCCAAGGCGGAGCCGGCCGCCGCGCCGGCCGCGAAGGAGGAGGGAGCGGGGCTGCACGGCGACGCGGTCGGCGTCGAGATCGGCGACCTGCGCCCCCGCTTCGCCGAGCTGGAGGAGCACCTGCTGCACCACGGCAAGGTGCGCCACTGGTCGGAGTGGTGGGACCAGTACGTCGAGCAGCCCCTGTCCGGCGCGGACTACGACACCTACCGCCAGGTCATGGTGCTGATCGGCAGCCTGTTCCGCCGCCTGCGCCCCGACGACGACGCCCGGGTGGCCGTGGACGAGGACCGCGAGCGCTACATGTGGACCAGGATGCGCGAGCACCTGGCCACGTCCGGCGCCGACCCCGCCGACTGCCTGTACGTGTGCGGCGCCTTCCACGCCGCCAGCCGCGTCGAGCAGTTCGGCCTGAAGTCCGCGGCGCCGTTCGAGATCACCCCGCGTACGGGCACGAAATGGCTGTACGGCCTCATCCCGTCCAGCCACTCGGCCATCGAGGCGCAGTTCGGGCTGGCCTCGGGCTCGGTGTCGATCGCGGCGGCGACCTGGGCCAAGGCGCTCACGCGGAACAAGCTGACCCCGTTCCAGCTCGAAGGGCAGAAGGGCGCGCGCAAGCGGGCGGCCAAGCTGCCCGCGCCCGTGCCCCGGGCGGACGTGGCCGACAAGCTGACGGGGTTCCTGTCCAGGCCGCCCGCGCTCGACCCGCTCGACGACGCCGAGCTGGTCGGCTGGTCGGTGGACATCGTCCGGCTGGCCCGCCGGAACGGCTACCTGGCCAGCACGGCCGACGCGATCGCGGTCTACGAGACCTCGATCCTGCTGGCCGGCCTGCGCAACCGCGCCAGGCCCACGCCGTACGACTTCCAGGACGCCGCCGTCACGTGCATCGAGAAGGACGCCGTGCCGGGCCGGCGCGACATCCGGCGGCTGTGCGAGATCCTGCTCGGCGGCGACCGCGTCGGCGAGGTCGGCTACGACGCGCTGCCGCCGCTGGCCAGGAACGTCTACGACCGGCTCGCGCCGCTCGGCCTGGACCTGGAGAAGCGGACGATCCAGCGGGCGCTGCTCGACCTGAACGCCGAGCCGGACCTGGTGCCCTGCTCCGACCTGCTGTGGATGTTGCGGTACCTGCTGCCGTCCGACGCGGTTCGGCCCATCATGGGCGAGCGCAGGCTGGGCGAGCGCTCCATCCAGGAGAGCTGGGACCTGGCGTTCGGCAAGTACCAGCGCTCGATCATCGAGCTCGGCTACGAGGGCGTCACCATCGAGCAGGTGCTGGAGCAGCGGCTGCGGCGTTCGGTGCACGATCCCAAGGCCACGGCGGCGGTGGCGCTGGCGGCGGTCGAGGACTCGATCCTGTTCCTCGGCAGCCGGCGCTTCGCCGACGAGCTGGGGGCGCGGGCGGTGGAGCTGCTCGCCGCCGAGCGCACCGTGGACGACGCGCCGGAGGTGCTGCGCCGCATCCGGCGGCTGCTCGCCTACTACCGGGCGAACGAGCCCGAGCTGCCCGCCTGGTGCGAGTCGTTCGTGACGGCCGGGTACGCGCACTACTGCACGCTGCTGCCGACGGCCTTCGTGGACGAGGAGACGGGCGTGCGGCAGGTGGCGGCCATGCTGGGCTTCCTGTTCACGATGGAGAGCCTGGCATTGGCGCTCGGCTGTGACAGGGCCCAGCTGGAGCTGGCGGTGCAGCAGTCGCATCCGGAGGCGCCCGGCAAGGTGGCGCTGCTGTGGGCGGCCCACCACCAGCTCGGGCTGCTGCCGATCGCCGACCTGCGGGCCCGCTGCGACGAGCTGCTGGCCAACCCGCTGGTCGTGCCGTCGTTCCCGCTCTACATCATGGGGTTCGTGCAGGCCATGGAGCCCGCTCCGGGGCTGTCGGGGTTCGTGGTGGAGGTGATCTCGAAGGCGTTCGGCCGGCTGCCCGACAACGTGCTGCTGCCGTGGCTGCCCAAGCTGATCACCACGCTGCGGGACGGGGCGGCGGAGCTGATGCCGGTGCTGATCCGGGAGGCGGGGCGCACGTTCCCCGGCTCGCTGACGGCCGTGGACTCGTGGGTGCCGCCGTGGACCGCCCGCCCCAAGCCCGCCGCCGCCTCGGCGCCGGTGGCCTCCGGGCCGGTGGCGTCGCTGCTCGCCGCCCATCCGGACGCGTGCGACGCGGTGGCGGGGGTGCTCGGGTGCGAGGGCGAGTGGCGCGTGGCCGGTGCCGCGGGGGACGAGCATCGGGAGGTGAGCGCGCTGCTGGCCGAGCACCCCGAGCCGGTGCTGGCGGTGGCGGGCCTGCTGCTCTGA
- a CDS encoding ATP-binding protein — protein sequence MSDDMLRAPAEVKFAEELDYLESIDDSPKPFSWRLSPRMIRVFILGSERSDGIEREIPQKWFGDRSFVERSIVTLASDRGLLLIGDPGTGKSWLAELLAAAICRNSTLVVQGTAGTTEDHIKYSWNVSMVIAKGQSRESMIPSPIMTAMERGVIGRFEELTRSTSDVQDALISILSEKYVSIPELDDDNIVFAQPGFSIIATANSRDRGVNDLSSALKRRFNFVRIPVVTNKKSEAEIVRFRTEELLRRHQIELDLPPTLLDILLQSFADLRSAAASATSDDEKLESALSTAEQIGVLEDAILHSHFFGDRVLRAQTLASSLVGSLARRSPEDLAILNKYWHGVVEPRSKKAGGEWPEFLEGGREAISTLS from the coding sequence ATGAGTGACGATATGCTGCGCGCCCCCGCAGAGGTGAAGTTTGCGGAGGAGCTCGACTACCTGGAGTCCATCGACGACTCCCCCAAGCCGTTCTCGTGGCGGCTCAGCCCCCGCATGATCCGGGTGTTCATCCTCGGCTCCGAGCGCTCCGACGGCATCGAGCGCGAGATCCCGCAGAAGTGGTTCGGCGACCGCAGTTTCGTCGAGCGCAGCATCGTGACCCTGGCCTCCGACCGGGGCCTGCTGCTGATCGGCGACCCGGGCACCGGCAAGAGCTGGCTGGCCGAGCTGCTGGCCGCAGCGATCTGCCGCAACTCCACCCTCGTGGTGCAGGGCACGGCGGGCACCACCGAAGACCACATCAAGTACTCGTGGAACGTCTCCATGGTCATCGCCAAGGGGCAGTCCCGCGAGTCGATGATCCCCTCGCCGATCATGACGGCGATGGAGCGCGGCGTGATCGGCCGCTTCGAGGAGCTGACCCGCTCCACCAGCGACGTGCAGGACGCGCTCATCTCGATCCTGTCGGAGAAGTACGTCTCCATCCCCGAGCTCGACGACGACAACATCGTCTTCGCCCAGCCCGGCTTCTCCATCATCGCCACCGCCAACAGCCGCGACCGGGGCGTCAACGACCTGTCCTCGGCCCTCAAGCGGCGCTTCAACTTCGTCCGCATCCCGGTCGTGACGAACAAGAAGAGCGAGGCGGAGATCGTCCGCTTCCGTACCGAGGAGCTGCTGCGCAGGCACCAGATCGAGCTGGACCTGCCGCCCACGCTGCTCGACATCCTGCTGCAGAGCTTCGCCGACCTGCGCTCGGCGGCGGCCTCGGCCACCAGCGACGACGAGAAGCTGGAGTCGGCGCTGTCCACGGCCGAGCAGATCGGCGTGCTGGAGGACGCCATCCTGCACAGCCACTTCTTCGGCGATCGCGTGCTGCGCGCCCAGACGCTGGCCTCCTCGCTGGTCGGCTCGCTGGCCCGGCGCAGCCCCGAGGACCTGGCCATTCTCAACAAGTACTGGCACGGCGTCGTCGAGCCCCGCAGCAAGAAGGCCGGCGGGGAGTGGCCGGAGTTCCTCGAGGGCGGCCGCGAGGCCATCTCGACCCTGTCATGA
- a CDS encoding VWA domain-containing protein codes for MSGQSADETRRQVLYWRLMSRLFGPDEQPALENASLGIVGDLGLPLTLLDPAVSVDNLVQRFPDLAAEFDGLMADREHEAGDEVRRAALVSKLLLNVFATGSGNVSAAQLESWKQDAAWFERGMGCEPGGLRHSQGNEELAKVLAGLEGDLIKRMHLREVLADPALAAQLTPSMSLIEQLLRDKSNLSGVALANAKALIRRYVDEVAEVLRTQVEKTSSGVIDRTVPPKRVFRNLDIDRTIWKNLPNWNAEDQRLYVDRLFYKQTARRTTPARLIVVVDQSGSMTDSMVNCTILASIFAGLPKVDVHLIAYDTRAIDLTPWVHDPFEVLMRTNLGGGNNGPVAMAMARPKISDPRNTVMVWISDFYEFGASQPLYEGIEAVYRSGVKFIPVGSVNSSGVQSVDPWFRKKFKDLGTPVISGHIHKLVFELKNFLT; via the coding sequence ATGAGTGGGCAGAGTGCCGATGAGACCCGGCGGCAGGTGCTCTACTGGCGCCTGATGTCCAGGCTGTTCGGCCCCGACGAGCAGCCCGCGCTGGAGAACGCCAGCCTCGGCATCGTCGGCGACCTCGGCCTGCCGCTCACCCTGCTCGACCCCGCGGTGTCGGTCGACAACCTGGTGCAGCGCTTCCCCGACCTGGCCGCCGAGTTCGACGGCCTGATGGCCGACAGGGAGCACGAGGCCGGCGACGAGGTGCGCCGCGCCGCCCTGGTCTCCAAGCTGCTGCTCAACGTGTTCGCGACGGGCTCGGGCAACGTCTCCGCCGCCCAGCTGGAGAGCTGGAAGCAGGACGCCGCCTGGTTCGAGCGCGGCATGGGCTGCGAGCCGGGCGGGCTGCGCCACAGCCAGGGCAACGAGGAGCTGGCCAAGGTCCTCGCCGGCCTGGAAGGCGACCTGATCAAGCGCATGCACCTGCGCGAGGTGCTCGCCGACCCCGCCCTGGCCGCGCAGCTCACGCCCAGCATGTCGCTCATCGAGCAGCTCCTGCGCGACAAGTCCAACCTGTCGGGCGTCGCGCTGGCCAACGCCAAGGCGCTCATCCGCAGGTATGTGGACGAGGTCGCCGAGGTGCTGCGTACGCAGGTGGAGAAGACCAGCTCCGGCGTCATCGACCGCACGGTGCCGCCCAAGCGGGTCTTCCGCAACCTCGACATCGACCGCACCATCTGGAAGAACCTGCCCAACTGGAACGCCGAGGACCAGCGGCTGTACGTGGACCGGCTCTTCTACAAGCAGACCGCCCGCCGCACGACGCCGGCCAGGCTCATCGTGGTCGTCGACCAGTCGGGCTCGATGACGGACTCGATGGTCAACTGCACCATCCTGGCCTCGATCTTCGCGGGCCTGCCGAAGGTCGACGTGCACCTGATCGCGTACGACACCCGGGCCATCGACCTGACCCCGTGGGTGCACGACCCGTTCGAGGTGCTGATGCGCACGAACCTCGGCGGCGGCAACAACGGCCCGGTCGCGATGGCCATGGCCCGCCCCAAGATCAGCGATCCGCGCAACACCGTGATGGTGTGGATCTCCGACTTCTACGAGTTCGGCGCCTCCCAGCCGCTCTACGAGGGCATCGAGGCCGTCTACCGCTCGGGCGTGAAGTTCATCCCCGTCGGCTCGGTCAACAGCTCCGGCGTGCAGAGCGTCGATCCGTGGTTCCGCAAGAAATTCAAGGACCTGGGCACCCCCGTGATCTCGGGTCACATCCACAAGCTCGTCTTCGAGCTCAAGAACTTCCTCACTTAG
- a CDS encoding GntR family transcriptional regulator, protein MSSGPPSAETLTDRVRAAILGGDFVPNQRLVEADVCEQFGAPRAAVRETFKELAGEGLVEILRNKGARVRAISKAEAVEITEVRMVLEGLSAAKAAERVTPEQAERLREIVAGMRAAVERNDLDRYSELNAALHAEVRRIAGHRTSAAIIERLGAQVVRHKFRLARQPGRAAVSLPQHELIVAAIVARDPEAAQTAMQQHLRSVAKALESTPD, encoded by the coding sequence GTGAGCTCAGGGCCCCCGAGCGCGGAGACGCTGACCGACAGGGTCAGGGCGGCCATACTCGGCGGGGACTTCGTGCCCAACCAGCGGCTGGTCGAGGCCGACGTGTGCGAGCAGTTCGGCGCCCCGCGCGCCGCCGTGCGGGAGACGTTCAAGGAGCTCGCCGGGGAGGGGCTCGTCGAGATCCTACGCAACAAGGGCGCCCGTGTCCGGGCGATCTCGAAGGCGGAGGCCGTCGAGATCACCGAGGTGCGGATGGTGCTGGAGGGCCTGTCGGCCGCCAAGGCCGCCGAGCGGGTCACGCCCGAGCAGGCCGAGCGGCTGCGGGAGATCGTCGCCGGCATGCGGGCGGCGGTGGAGCGCAACGACCTGGACCGGTATTCGGAGCTGAACGCCGCGCTGCACGCCGAGGTGCGCAGGATCGCCGGGCACCGCACGTCCGCGGCCATCATCGAGCGGCTGGGGGCGCAGGTGGTGCGGCACAAGTTCCGGCTGGCCCGGCAGCCGGGGCGGGCGGCGGTGTCGCTGCCGCAGCACGAGCTGATCGTGGCGGCCATCGTGGCCCGCGACCCGGAGGCGGCCCAGACGGCGATGCAACAGCACCTCCGCAGCGTCGCCAAGGCCCTGGAGTCCACCCCCGACTGA
- a CDS encoding NAD(P)-dependent oxidoreductase, giving the protein MDTLRVAVLGHGEVGRVLAAGLAGKVRLRVYDPVCPEGGDLVARNADAVRGADLVIAVTTGADSLAACAESRPHLKRGALYADLSTGAPGDKRRVAELLEPAGVGVVDGAIMAPVPLRGLATPVLASGAEAGRFAVLAGGLGMSVTPIGGAPGDAAARKLLRSVLVKGLSALVIESQRAAEEAGLGEWFWGHLLETVTAADEEFVVRLLKGAGQHGVRRVHEMEAATRMLEALGVPDTMTRATTATLDEVTRTGIPPVPDPS; this is encoded by the coding sequence ATGGACACACTTCGGGTGGCGGTGCTCGGTCACGGCGAGGTCGGTCGGGTTCTCGCCGCGGGGCTGGCGGGGAAGGTGCGGCTGCGCGTGTACGACCCTGTCTGCCCCGAGGGTGGTGACCTGGTGGCCCGCAACGCCGATGCCGTACGCGGGGCCGATCTGGTCATCGCCGTGACCACCGGGGCCGACAGCCTCGCCGCCTGTGCCGAATCGCGGCCCCATCTCAAGCGGGGGGCGCTCTACGCCGACCTGTCCACCGGCGCGCCCGGCGACAAGCGGCGGGTCGCCGAGCTGCTGGAGCCGGCCGGGGTCGGGGTCGTGGACGGCGCGATCATGGCTCCGGTGCCGCTGCGCGGGCTGGCGACCCCCGTTCTGGCGAGCGGGGCGGAGGCGGGGCGCTTCGCCGTTCTCGCGGGCGGGCTCGGCATGTCCGTGACGCCGATCGGCGGCGCGCCCGGCGATGCGGCCGCCAGGAAGCTGCTGCGGAGCGTGCTGGTCAAGGGGCTGAGCGCGCTGGTCATCGAGTCGCAGCGGGCGGCGGAGGAGGCGGGACTGGGGGAGTGGTTCTGGGGGCATCTGCTGGAGACGGTCACGGCGGCCGACGAGGAGTTCGTGGTGCGGCTGCTCAAGGGGGCGGGGCAGCACGGCGTACGGCGGGTGCACGAGATGGAGGCGGCCACGCGCATGCTGGAGGCGCTCGGCGTCCCGGACACCATGACGCGCGCCACCACCGCCACCCTGGACGAGGTGACCCGCACCGGCATCCCGCCCGTCCCGGACCCGTCCTAA
- a CDS encoding PIG-L deacetylase family protein, translating to MISAHAGDFVWRAAGAIALATSRGERAKVVCLSYGERGESAKAWRAGRTLEEIKAIRREEAENAAAELGAEIEFLDAGDYPLVESQELVDRLVRVYRDVVPDVVLTHPLADPYNGDHPAAARMALQARVLAQAIGYEAPGEPLGAPPVFFFEPHQPEQCGFKPEVLLDITPVFGRKRMAMECLPAQQHMWDYYTDLARRRGVQLKRNAGPNLGLAHDTAGEAYMRLYPQVTDVLS from the coding sequence GTGATCAGCGCTCACGCCGGCGACTTCGTCTGGCGCGCGGCCGGCGCGATAGCCCTGGCCACGAGCCGTGGCGAGCGCGCCAAGGTGGTGTGCCTCAGCTACGGCGAGCGCGGCGAGTCCGCGAAGGCGTGGCGCGCGGGCAGGACGCTGGAGGAGATCAAGGCGATCAGGCGCGAGGAGGCGGAGAACGCCGCCGCGGAGCTGGGCGCCGAGATCGAGTTCCTCGACGCGGGCGACTACCCGCTGGTGGAGAGCCAGGAGCTGGTGGACCGGCTGGTCCGGGTCTACCGCGACGTGGTGCCCGACGTGGTGCTGACGCACCCGCTGGCCGACCCGTACAACGGCGACCACCCGGCAGCGGCCCGCATGGCGCTGCAGGCGCGGGTGCTGGCGCAGGCCATCGGCTACGAGGCACCCGGCGAGCCGCTCGGCGCGCCCCCCGTGTTCTTCTTCGAGCCGCACCAGCCCGAGCAGTGCGGCTTCAAGCCGGAGGTGCTGCTCGACATCACCCCCGTGTTCGGCAGGAAGCGCATGGCCATGGAGTGCCTGCCGGCCCAGCAGCACATGTGGGACTACTACACCGACCTGGCCAGGCGCCGCGGCGTGCAGCTCAAGCGCAACGCGGGCCCGAACCTCGGCCTGGCGCACGACACCGCGGGAGAGGCGTACATGCGGCTGTACCCGCAGGTCACGGACGTGCTGTCGTGA